In the Acropora muricata isolate sample 2 chromosome 1, ASM3666990v1, whole genome shotgun sequence genome, one interval contains:
- the LOC136931324 gene encoding uncharacterized protein has translation MHSSGSTKPLYLPTYQRGQGLTEIETIYKITKIKLSNYLMRSEDPRLQLVRRFEEMKSAKGLKSVLKDAANYAKGLGITIAFDKTRTVLTSEDQKIIEVQQASPKHISNFLTQVNNNIYMKETAEQKWLGAFTTAQSEDKQMAADVCKLLQKWRNIPDIVYSVNTNLRQQLLPTKTYEKCKLQQHLDDLNCRMCSQKQETVTHIMSACSKIAQSLYTARHDKMLRPYYHYLLSTYGFKAESDHKRPWYQQRSPMPVIENSLAKINWNIEFHMEKKPENNANKVDIAVMDKEKKTWLLIEGTVCGIGLISDRWKTKQDKYRELRAGIRHQYPDYKVNQVNVVFDFLAEYHQSLKNDLNEHLTGKNEEEAQYLIMKSQKWIISQNVEIVKNFYTYKR, from the coding sequence ATGCACAGCAGCGGGTCAACCAAGCCATTGTACTTACCAACCTATCAGCGAGGCCAGGGCCTCACAgagattgaaacaatttacaagatCACGAAAATCAAGTTATCTAATTACCTTATGAGAAGTGAAGACCCACGACTGCAACTAGTCCGAAGATTTGAAGAGATGAAGTCTGCTAAAGGATTAAAATCAGTCCTTAAGGATGCAGCAAATTACGCTAAAGGCCTTGGAATTACCATCGCATTTGATAAAACAAGAACAGTGCTTACCAGTGAAGACCAAAAGATCATCGAAGTCCAGCAAGCAAGTCCGAAACATATCTCGAACTTCCTCACTCAAGTAAATAACAACATCTACATGAAAGAGACAGCAGAACAGAAATGGCTTGGAGCGTTCACGACAGCACAAAGCGAGGACAAACAAATGGCTGCCGATGTGTGCAAGTTACTACAAAAATGGAGAAACATACCTGACATTGTATACAGTGTGAATACCAACCTGCGACAACAGCTCCTACCAACTAAGACGTatgaaaagtgcaaattacagCAGCACCTAGATGACTTGAATTGCAGAATGTGCtcacaaaagcaagaaacagttACCCATATAATGAGCGCATGCTCAAAAATAGCTCAGTCTCTATACACAGCACGTCACGACAAAATGCTGAGACCTTACTACCACTACCTACTCTCAACCTATGGTTTCAAGGCAGAAAGTGATCACAAACGGCCGTGGTATCAACAAAGATCACCGATGCCTGTCATAGAGAACTCGCTAGCCAAAATAAATTGGAACATTGAATTCCATATGGAAAAAAAGCCGGAAAACAACGCAAACAAGGTTGACATAGCAGTAATGGACAAAGAGAAGAAGACATGGTTACTTATCGAAGGAACGGTCTGCGGTATAGGCTTGATATCAGATAGGTGGAAGACCAAGCAAGATAAATACAGGGAGTTAAGGGCGGGTATTAGACACCAATACCCTGATTACAAAGTCAACCAAGTAAATGTAGTTTTCGATTTCTTAGCAGAATATCACCAGAGCCTGAAGAACGATCTCAATGAACatttaacaggaaagaacgaagaAGAGGCGCAATATCTAATAATGAAGAGCCAGAAATGGATCATATCACAGAACGTTGAAATAGTTAAGAACTTTTATACCTACAAGAGATAG
- the LOC136931298 gene encoding uncharacterized protein isoform X1: MPTTRFSTNLVPRLRVHYRCKGELKDGGSLTWEQPLPIQTVQSSNPVDHFSSRQFHEGTINATLNWRFRLNQLNFGSLVISLNGTHIAGIGSSGSGSQAGFENEYGIDWNANQKLVKLFIFNVTTEKNGTFTCQVNVDEVTGFVTKNFQLRSAVQVHVVVSPKVTLRKKFFVGREQTASLFCQVEGNPKPTISWSPCDPPHVSCDKQYLNISKVQTALSNYNCTARNAVGIDSATTELRIGGYSIYLKMAIIEECDKKDSVWEALKKEFTNVFEKNTTESYSGAELINLSCGSLIFDVVLNFSTEVAEDDSISLIQNAIVDGKLGELSVWYIIGTPPHSIPMTTPLTLARTTPKCGEQNLIAAVTGASIACFTGGVLISVAGLVVLLRRGYFSWAIE; the protein is encoded by the exons atgccaactacgagattttcaacaaatctcgtcccccgactacgagttcactacaggtgcaaaggcgagctaaaag ATGGTGGAAGTTTAACTTGGGAGCAACCTCTTCCAATTCAGACGGTACAATCTTCTAATCCTGTGGACCACTTTAGCAGCAGACAATTTCATGAAGGAACTATCAATGCAACATTGAACTGGCGTTTTCGTTTAAACCAGTTAAACTTTGGTTCCTTGGTTATATCATTAAATGGAACACATATTGCAGGCATTGGGTCTTCAGGATCTGGGTCTCAAGCTGGGTTTGAAAATGAATATGGCATTGACTGGAATGCCAACCAAAAGTTGGTCAAGCTGTTTATCTTCAATGTAACTACAGAAAAAAATGGTACATTTACTTGCCAAGTTAATGTTGATGAAGTGACAGGATTTGTTACTAAGAATTTTCAGTTAAGAAGTGCTGTTCAAGTGCATGTTGTTG TTTCTCCCAAGGTTACACTTAGAAAGAAATTCTTTGTTGGCCGAGAACAGACTGCATCACTTTTCTGCCAAGTGGAAGGAAACCCAAAACCTACAATTTCTTGGAGTCCTTGTGATCCACCACATGTTTCTTGTGATAAGCAATACTTGAATATTTCAAAAGTGCAGACTGCACTGTCCAACTACAACTGCACCGCAAGGAATGCTGTGGGAATAGATTCAGCAACCACAGAGCTTC gAATTGGAGGGTATAGTATTTACTTGAAGATGGCCATAATTGAAGAATGTGACAAGAAAGACTCTGTTTGGGAGGCACTAAAGAAAGAG TTTACCAATGTCTTTGAAAAAAACACTACTGAAAGTTACTCTGGAGCTGAACTGATAAATTTaag TTGTGGAAGCCTGATCTTTGATGTGGTCTTGAATTTCAGCACTGAAGTTGCAGAAGATGATAGTATTTCCTTAATTCAAAATGCCATTGTAGATGGAAAGCTTGGAGAATTAAGTGTTTGGTATATCATTGGAACTCCTCCACACAGCATCCCGATGACAACTCCCTTAACACTTGCCAGAACTACTCCAAAGTGTGGTG aACAGAATCTTATAGCAGCGGTTACTGGTGCTTCCATTGCGTGTTTTACGGGTGGTGTTTTGATTAGTGTAGCTGGGTTGGTGGTGTTGCTTAGGAGAGGATACTTCAG
- the LOC136931298 gene encoding uncharacterized protein isoform X5 produces MSFVLCCIIFGILVFCSETDGGSLTWEQPLPIQTVQSSNPVDHFSSRQFHEGTINATLNWRFRLNQLNFGSLVISLNGTHIAGIGSSGSGSQAGFENEYGIDWNANQKLVKLFIFNVTTEKNGTFTCQVNVDEVTGFVTKNFQLRSAVQVHVVVSPKVTLRKKFFVGREQTASLFCQVEGNPKPTISWSPCDPPHVSCDKQYLNISKVQTALSNYNCTARNAVGIDSATTELRIGGYSIYLKMAIIEECDKKDSVWEALKKEFTNVFEKNTTESYSGAELINLSTEVAEDDSISLIQNAIVDGKLGELSVWYIIGTPPHSIPMTTPLTLARTTPKCGESYSSGYWCFHCVFYGWCFD; encoded by the exons ATGTCTTTCGTTTTATGTTGTATCATCTTTGGAATCCTCGTATTTTGCTCCGAAACAG ATGGTGGAAGTTTAACTTGGGAGCAACCTCTTCCAATTCAGACGGTACAATCTTCTAATCCTGTGGACCACTTTAGCAGCAGACAATTTCATGAAGGAACTATCAATGCAACATTGAACTGGCGTTTTCGTTTAAACCAGTTAAACTTTGGTTCCTTGGTTATATCATTAAATGGAACACATATTGCAGGCATTGGGTCTTCAGGATCTGGGTCTCAAGCTGGGTTTGAAAATGAATATGGCATTGACTGGAATGCCAACCAAAAGTTGGTCAAGCTGTTTATCTTCAATGTAACTACAGAAAAAAATGGTACATTTACTTGCCAAGTTAATGTTGATGAAGTGACAGGATTTGTTACTAAGAATTTTCAGTTAAGAAGTGCTGTTCAAGTGCATGTTGTTG TTTCTCCCAAGGTTACACTTAGAAAGAAATTCTTTGTTGGCCGAGAACAGACTGCATCACTTTTCTGCCAAGTGGAAGGAAACCCAAAACCTACAATTTCTTGGAGTCCTTGTGATCCACCACATGTTTCTTGTGATAAGCAATACTTGAATATTTCAAAAGTGCAGACTGCACTGTCCAACTACAACTGCACCGCAAGGAATGCTGTGGGAATAGATTCAGCAACCACAGAGCTTC gAATTGGAGGGTATAGTATTTACTTGAAGATGGCCATAATTGAAGAATGTGACAAGAAAGACTCTGTTTGGGAGGCACTAAAGAAAGAG TTTACCAATGTCTTTGAAAAAAACACTACTGAAAGTTACTCTGGAGCTGAACTGATAAATTTaag CACTGAAGTTGCAGAAGATGATAGTATTTCCTTAATTCAAAATGCCATTGTAGATGGAAAGCTTGGAGAATTAAGTGTTTGGTATATCATTGGAACTCCTCCACACAGCATCCCGATGACAACTCCCTTAACACTTGCCAGAACTACTCCAAAGTGTGGTG AATCTTATAGCAGCGGTTACTGGTGCTTCCATTGCGTGTTTTACGGGTGGTGTTTTGATTAG
- the LOC136931298 gene encoding uncharacterized protein isoform X4 has translation MPTTRFSTNLVPRLRVHYRCKGELKDGGSLTWEQPLPIQTVQSSNPVDHFSSRQFHEGTINATLNWRFRLNQLNFGSLVISLNGTHIAGIGSSGSGSQAGFENEYGIDWNANQKLVKLFIFNVTTEKNGTFTCQVNVDEVTGFVTKNFQLRSAVQVHVVVSPKVTLRKKFFVGREQTASLFCQVEGNPKPTISWSPCDPPHVSCDKQYLNISKVQTALSNYNCTARNAVGIDSATTELRIGGYSIYLKMAIIEECDKKDSVWEALKKEFTNVFEKNTTESYSGAELINLSCGSLIFDVVLNFSTEVAEDDSISLIQNAIVDGKLGELSVWYIIGTPPHSIPMTTPLTLARTTPKCGESYSSGYWCFHCVFYGWCFD, from the exons atgccaactacgagattttcaacaaatctcgtcccccgactacgagttcactacaggtgcaaaggcgagctaaaag ATGGTGGAAGTTTAACTTGGGAGCAACCTCTTCCAATTCAGACGGTACAATCTTCTAATCCTGTGGACCACTTTAGCAGCAGACAATTTCATGAAGGAACTATCAATGCAACATTGAACTGGCGTTTTCGTTTAAACCAGTTAAACTTTGGTTCCTTGGTTATATCATTAAATGGAACACATATTGCAGGCATTGGGTCTTCAGGATCTGGGTCTCAAGCTGGGTTTGAAAATGAATATGGCATTGACTGGAATGCCAACCAAAAGTTGGTCAAGCTGTTTATCTTCAATGTAACTACAGAAAAAAATGGTACATTTACTTGCCAAGTTAATGTTGATGAAGTGACAGGATTTGTTACTAAGAATTTTCAGTTAAGAAGTGCTGTTCAAGTGCATGTTGTTG TTTCTCCCAAGGTTACACTTAGAAAGAAATTCTTTGTTGGCCGAGAACAGACTGCATCACTTTTCTGCCAAGTGGAAGGAAACCCAAAACCTACAATTTCTTGGAGTCCTTGTGATCCACCACATGTTTCTTGTGATAAGCAATACTTGAATATTTCAAAAGTGCAGACTGCACTGTCCAACTACAACTGCACCGCAAGGAATGCTGTGGGAATAGATTCAGCAACCACAGAGCTTC gAATTGGAGGGTATAGTATTTACTTGAAGATGGCCATAATTGAAGAATGTGACAAGAAAGACTCTGTTTGGGAGGCACTAAAGAAAGAG TTTACCAATGTCTTTGAAAAAAACACTACTGAAAGTTACTCTGGAGCTGAACTGATAAATTTaag TTGTGGAAGCCTGATCTTTGATGTGGTCTTGAATTTCAGCACTGAAGTTGCAGAAGATGATAGTATTTCCTTAATTCAAAATGCCATTGTAGATGGAAAGCTTGGAGAATTAAGTGTTTGGTATATCATTGGAACTCCTCCACACAGCATCCCGATGACAACTCCCTTAACACTTGCCAGAACTACTCCAAAGTGTGGTG AATCTTATAGCAGCGGTTACTGGTGCTTCCATTGCGTGTTTTACGGGTGGTGTTTTGATTAG
- the LOC136931298 gene encoding uncharacterized protein isoform X2: MSFVLCCIIFGILVFCSETDGGSLTWEQPLPIQTVQSSNPVDHFSSRQFHEGTINATLNWRFRLNQLNFGSLVISLNGTHIAGIGSSGSGSQAGFENEYGIDWNANQKLVKLFIFNVTTEKNGTFTCQVNVDEVTGFVTKNFQLRSAVQVHVVVSPKVTLRKKFFVGREQTASLFCQVEGNPKPTISWSPCDPPHVSCDKQYLNISKVQTALSNYNCTARNAVGIDSATTELRIGGYSIYLKMAIIEECDKKDSVWEALKKEFTNVFEKNTTESYSGAELINLSCGSLIFDVVLNFSTEVAEDDSISLIQNAIVDGKLGELSVWYIIGTPPHSIPMTTPLTLARTTPKCGEQNLIAAVTGASIACFTGGVLISVAGLVVLLRRGYFSWAIE; the protein is encoded by the exons ATGTCTTTCGTTTTATGTTGTATCATCTTTGGAATCCTCGTATTTTGCTCCGAAACAG ATGGTGGAAGTTTAACTTGGGAGCAACCTCTTCCAATTCAGACGGTACAATCTTCTAATCCTGTGGACCACTTTAGCAGCAGACAATTTCATGAAGGAACTATCAATGCAACATTGAACTGGCGTTTTCGTTTAAACCAGTTAAACTTTGGTTCCTTGGTTATATCATTAAATGGAACACATATTGCAGGCATTGGGTCTTCAGGATCTGGGTCTCAAGCTGGGTTTGAAAATGAATATGGCATTGACTGGAATGCCAACCAAAAGTTGGTCAAGCTGTTTATCTTCAATGTAACTACAGAAAAAAATGGTACATTTACTTGCCAAGTTAATGTTGATGAAGTGACAGGATTTGTTACTAAGAATTTTCAGTTAAGAAGTGCTGTTCAAGTGCATGTTGTTG TTTCTCCCAAGGTTACACTTAGAAAGAAATTCTTTGTTGGCCGAGAACAGACTGCATCACTTTTCTGCCAAGTGGAAGGAAACCCAAAACCTACAATTTCTTGGAGTCCTTGTGATCCACCACATGTTTCTTGTGATAAGCAATACTTGAATATTTCAAAAGTGCAGACTGCACTGTCCAACTACAACTGCACCGCAAGGAATGCTGTGGGAATAGATTCAGCAACCACAGAGCTTC gAATTGGAGGGTATAGTATTTACTTGAAGATGGCCATAATTGAAGAATGTGACAAGAAAGACTCTGTTTGGGAGGCACTAAAGAAAGAG TTTACCAATGTCTTTGAAAAAAACACTACTGAAAGTTACTCTGGAGCTGAACTGATAAATTTaag TTGTGGAAGCCTGATCTTTGATGTGGTCTTGAATTTCAGCACTGAAGTTGCAGAAGATGATAGTATTTCCTTAATTCAAAATGCCATTGTAGATGGAAAGCTTGGAGAATTAAGTGTTTGGTATATCATTGGAACTCCTCCACACAGCATCCCGATGACAACTCCCTTAACACTTGCCAGAACTACTCCAAAGTGTGGTG aACAGAATCTTATAGCAGCGGTTACTGGTGCTTCCATTGCGTGTTTTACGGGTGGTGTTTTGATTAGTGTAGCTGGGTTGGTGGTGTTGCTTAGGAGAGGATACTTCAG
- the LOC136931298 gene encoding uncharacterized protein isoform X3 — protein sequence MPTTRFSTNLVPRLRVHYRCKGELKDGGSLTWEQPLPIQTVQSSNPVDHFSSRQFHEGTINATLNWRFRLNQLNFGSLVISLNGTHIAGIGSSGSGSQAGFENEYGIDWNANQKLVKLFIFNVTTEKNGTFTCQVNVDEVTGFVTKNFQLRSAVQVHVVVSPKVTLRKKFFVGREQTASLFCQVEGNPKPTISWSPCDPPHVSCDKQYLNISKVQTALSNYNCTARNAVGIDSATTELRIGGYSIYLKMAIIEECDKKDSVWEALKKEFTNVFEKNTTESYSGAELINLSTEVAEDDSISLIQNAIVDGKLGELSVWYIIGTPPHSIPMTTPLTLARTTPKCGEQNLIAAVTGASIACFTGGVLISVAGLVVLLRRGYFSWAIE from the exons atgccaactacgagattttcaacaaatctcgtcccccgactacgagttcactacaggtgcaaaggcgagctaaaag ATGGTGGAAGTTTAACTTGGGAGCAACCTCTTCCAATTCAGACGGTACAATCTTCTAATCCTGTGGACCACTTTAGCAGCAGACAATTTCATGAAGGAACTATCAATGCAACATTGAACTGGCGTTTTCGTTTAAACCAGTTAAACTTTGGTTCCTTGGTTATATCATTAAATGGAACACATATTGCAGGCATTGGGTCTTCAGGATCTGGGTCTCAAGCTGGGTTTGAAAATGAATATGGCATTGACTGGAATGCCAACCAAAAGTTGGTCAAGCTGTTTATCTTCAATGTAACTACAGAAAAAAATGGTACATTTACTTGCCAAGTTAATGTTGATGAAGTGACAGGATTTGTTACTAAGAATTTTCAGTTAAGAAGTGCTGTTCAAGTGCATGTTGTTG TTTCTCCCAAGGTTACACTTAGAAAGAAATTCTTTGTTGGCCGAGAACAGACTGCATCACTTTTCTGCCAAGTGGAAGGAAACCCAAAACCTACAATTTCTTGGAGTCCTTGTGATCCACCACATGTTTCTTGTGATAAGCAATACTTGAATATTTCAAAAGTGCAGACTGCACTGTCCAACTACAACTGCACCGCAAGGAATGCTGTGGGAATAGATTCAGCAACCACAGAGCTTC gAATTGGAGGGTATAGTATTTACTTGAAGATGGCCATAATTGAAGAATGTGACAAGAAAGACTCTGTTTGGGAGGCACTAAAGAAAGAG TTTACCAATGTCTTTGAAAAAAACACTACTGAAAGTTACTCTGGAGCTGAACTGATAAATTTaag CACTGAAGTTGCAGAAGATGATAGTATTTCCTTAATTCAAAATGCCATTGTAGATGGAAAGCTTGGAGAATTAAGTGTTTGGTATATCATTGGAACTCCTCCACACAGCATCCCGATGACAACTCCCTTAACACTTGCCAGAACTACTCCAAAGTGTGGTG aACAGAATCTTATAGCAGCGGTTACTGGTGCTTCCATTGCGTGTTTTACGGGTGGTGTTTTGATTAGTGTAGCTGGGTTGGTGGTGTTGCTTAGGAGAGGATACTTCAG